A region of Candidatus Diapherotrites archaeon DNA encodes the following proteins:
- the rpsE gene encoding 30S ribosomal protein S5: MAKERTRKRSEEEETVVAEEGSEFSPRKTREEEQKERMLESWIPKTDLGKRVKAGGIKTLEEIFASNAKILEPEIVDSLISLEEKMVEVKKTARVVRAGRKFSFRVTVLVGDRNKFVGVGTAKDVEKWPAARKAARVAKLNLVEVRRGSGSWEAATTTDDNSVPFKVEGKGASVRVALLPAPKGIGLVAGNNIKDVLVFAGIRDVWCKTKGNSSTMLNFIRAAIDALSQTTKMKQSDDMTKKSGERK, from the coding sequence ATGGCTAAGGAAAGAACGAGAAAACGCAGCGAGGAAGAGGAAACAGTCGTAGCCGAAGAAGGCTCGGAGTTCTCGCCTAGGAAGACGAGGGAAGAGGAACAGAAGGAAAGGATGCTTGAAAGCTGGATTCCGAAAACCGACCTTGGAAAAAGGGTTAAGGCCGGCGGAATAAAGACGCTTGAGGAAATTTTCGCGTCAAACGCGAAAATACTGGAACCGGAAATAGTGGACAGCCTGATAAGCCTTGAGGAAAAGATGGTGGAAGTCAAGAAAACCGCGAGGGTTGTAAGGGCGGGAAGAAAGTTTTCTTTCAGGGTTACAGTGCTGGTCGGCGACAGGAACAAGTTTGTCGGCGTCGGAACAGCCAAGGACGTCGAAAAATGGCCCGCTGCAAGAAAGGCCGCAAGGGTTGCAAAACTCAACCTGGTCGAAGTAAGAAGGGGCTCAGGCAGCTGGGAAGCCGCAACCACAACGGACGACAATTCCGTGCCCTTCAAAGTCGAGGGAAAAGGCGCTTCAGTCAGGGTCGCACTTTTGCCCGCGCCTAAAGGCATTGGCCTGGTTGCAGGAAACAACATCAAGGACGTTCTGGTGTTTGCCGGAATAAGGGACGTCTGGTGCAAGACCAAAGGCAACAGTTCCACAATGCTTAACTTCATCAGGGCAGCGATTGACGCGCTTTCCCAGACCACGAAAATGAAGCAGTCCGATGACATGACAAAAAAAAGCGGTGAAAGGAAATGA
- a CDS encoding 50S ribosomal protein L18 has protein sequence MTKTSTYETQFKRRHEKKTNYAKRLGMLKSKTPRIVVRKTNTRILVQAIAFNGKDDSVLAQAESKQLKEFGWYPTNNTPTAYLTGLLCGKRAKEKGVKKGNLDIGFATPVHGSTVFGALKGLIDAGVELPADEKAFPPQERIDGRTIEAYAKSLGGEEFGKMFSKYAQSGFDVKSISKKFAEAKQKILGS, from the coding sequence ATGACTAAAACTTCGACTTATGAAACGCAATTCAAGAGAAGGCACGAGAAGAAGACAAACTATGCCAAAAGGCTTGGAATGCTCAAAAGCAAGACGCCGAGGATAGTTGTAAGGAAAACAAACACCAGGATCCTTGTGCAGGCAATCGCGTTCAACGGAAAAGACGACTCGGTTTTGGCGCAGGCCGAATCAAAGCAGCTGAAAGAATTCGGCTGGTATCCGACAAACAATACGCCGACGGCTTACCTGACCGGTTTGCTCTGCGGAAAAAGGGCGAAGGAGAAAGGCGTGAAAAAAGGCAATCTCGACATAGGGTTCGCCACGCCAGTGCACGGCTCGACTGTGTTTGGTGCGCTCAAAGGGCTGATTGACGCGGGCGTTGAATTGCCCGCCGACGAGAAGGCGTTCCCGCCGCAGGAAAGAATCGACGGCAGGACAATAGAAGCTTACGCGAAAAGCCTCGGCGGGGAAGAGTTCGGCAAAATGTTTTCAAAATATGCGCAAAGCGGCTTTGACGTGAAAAGCATTTCAAAAAAGTTTGCCGAAGCAAAACAGAAGATTCTGGGCTCTTGA
- a CDS encoding 50S ribosomal protein L19e, protein MDAEKAKGIAARLLKTGKTKIAIDPENMPEVGEAITKDDVRQLIKSKAITERKESSHSRGRAKKTAAKKGKGRKKGQGKRKGRATARTSKKENWMEKVRAQRNRLRELRKANPEAVETAGYRKIYKKIKGGYFKGKKYIDEMVLGKSEKA, encoded by the coding sequence ATGGATGCGGAAAAAGCAAAGGGGATCGCGGCAAGGCTGCTGAAAACCGGCAAGACAAAAATAGCCATAGACCCGGAAAACATGCCTGAAGTCGGGGAAGCGATAACAAAGGACGACGTCAGGCAGCTCATCAAGTCCAAGGCGATAACCGAAAGGAAGGAAAGCTCGCACAGCAGGGGCCGCGCAAAAAAAACTGCGGCCAAGAAAGGCAAGGGCAGGAAAAAGGGCCAGGGCAAAAGGAAGGGCAGGGCAACTGCAAGAACGTCAAAAAAGGAAAACTGGATGGAAAAAGTGAGGGCGCAGAGGAACAGGCTAAGGGAACTGCGCAAGGCGAACCCGGAAGCGGTTGAGACTGCGGGGTATAGGAAAATCTACAAGAAAATAAAGGGCGGTTATTTCAAAGGCAAAAAGTACATTGACGAAATGGTTCTGGGCAAAAGTGAGAAAGCATGA
- a CDS encoding 50S ribosomal protein L6, with protein MANEKVQEKVAMPEGIHAELQAKTITLKSAKGSVSKKFKAKSVSFRIEGNAVAIIALDEKRKTMVVVNTLKSHIKNMIEGLQKGYRYRLEVAYSHFPMTLAVKGSVVEINNFLGEKKPRKSKIVGSTKVEVKGKEIIVSGSSKEDVGQTAANLEQTSRVKGKDWRIFQDGVYLVETGSLHEK; from the coding sequence ATGGCAAACGAAAAGGTTCAGGAAAAAGTCGCAATGCCGGAAGGCATCCACGCCGAATTGCAGGCGAAGACCATTACGCTGAAGTCCGCCAAAGGAAGCGTTTCAAAAAAATTCAAGGCAAAAAGCGTTTCTTTCAGGATTGAAGGCAATGCAGTGGCAATCATCGCGCTTGACGAAAAGAGAAAGACGATGGTTGTCGTGAACACGCTCAAATCGCACATAAAGAACATGATTGAAGGCCTGCAGAAAGGCTACAGGTACAGGCTTGAAGTGGCATACTCGCACTTTCCCATGACCTTGGCAGTGAAGGGCAGTGTCGTGGAAATAAACAATTTTTTGGGCGAAAAAAAGCCGAGAAAATCGAAAATCGTCGGCTCTACAAAGGTCGAAGTGAAGGGAAAGGAAATCATAGTAAGCGGTTCAAGCAAGGAAGACGTCGGGCAGACCGCCGCAAACTTGGAGCAGACCTCGCGCGTCAAGGGAAAGGACTGGCGCATATTCCAGGACGGAGTCTACCTGGTTGAAACCGGAAGCCTGCATGAAAAATGA
- a CDS encoding 30S ribosomal protein S8 — MTMIDPIADALVAVKNSDQASKKECEFKPGSKLLKEIFRVMQEKGYIEGFDFLEDRKGDRLKIKLRGKINECKAIKPRYAVKKDEFEKFEKRYLPAKDVGIIIVTTPKGVLTHMDAKTQGLGGRLLAYVY; from the coding sequence ATGACAATGATTGACCCGATAGCAGATGCACTGGTTGCAGTCAAGAACAGCGATCAGGCTTCAAAAAAGGAATGCGAGTTCAAGCCTGGGTCAAAGCTTTTGAAGGAAATATTCAGGGTGATGCAGGAAAAGGGCTACATCGAGGGCTTTGATTTTTTGGAGGACAGGAAAGGCGACAGGCTGAAAATCAAGCTTCGCGGAAAAATCAACGAGTGCAAGGCGATAAAGCCGAGGTACGCGGTCAAGAAGGACGAGTTCGAAAAGTTCGAGAAACGGTACCTGCCGGCAAAGGATGTGGGCATAATAATCGTTACGACCCCGAAAGGCGTTTTGACGCACATGGACGCGAAAACTCAGGGCCTCGGCGGAAGGCTGCTGGCATACGTTTACTGA
- a CDS encoding 30S ribosomal protein S14, translating to MNSGSNERQKKDLKAEKKARKCKMCGVRAGLIRKYGLNICRRCFKEVAEKMGFSKYS from the coding sequence ATGAACTCAGGCAGCAATGAAAGGCAGAAGAAGGACTTGAAGGCCGAGAAGAAGGCGAGGAAGTGCAAGATGTGCGGCGTCAGGGCCGGCCTGATAAGGAAGTATGGTTTGAACATTTGCAGGCGCTGCTTCAAGGAAGTCGCGGAGAAGATGGGGTTCTCAAAGTACAGTTGA
- a CDS encoding 50S ribosomal protein L5: MQENAMRNVRVFAVTVNMGVGESGEELKKAQQIIEKITGSKSVQTLAKVKQPTWNLKPGLPIGTKVTLRGKKAQEFLKQAFQAKDNKIMAKSFDRAGNFGFGISEYIDLPQAKYDPKLGIRGLDVLVSLEKPGYRVKRRKRKKAVVGKRQLVSKEEAMAFLREKFGVDVQ; encoded by the coding sequence ATGCAGGAAAACGCAATGCGCAATGTAAGGGTATTCGCCGTTACGGTCAACATGGGTGTCGGCGAGTCTGGCGAAGAGCTCAAGAAGGCGCAGCAGATAATTGAGAAAATCACCGGCAGCAAGTCAGTGCAGACGCTTGCAAAGGTCAAGCAGCCCACATGGAACCTGAAGCCGGGCCTTCCAATAGGGACAAAGGTTACGCTGAGGGGCAAAAAGGCGCAGGAATTCCTGAAGCAGGCATTCCAGGCAAAGGACAACAAGATAATGGCAAAAAGCTTTGACCGCGCCGGCAACTTCGGTTTCGGCATAAGCGAATACATTGACCTGCCCCAGGCAAAGTACGACCCGAAACTCGGAATCCGCGGCCTGGATGTTTTGGTTTCACTGGAAAAGCCCGGTTACAGGGTCAAAAGGAGAAAAAGGAAAAAAGCCGTTGTCGGAAAAAGGCAGCTTGTCTCGAAAGAGGAAGCGATGGCGTTTTTGAGGGAAAAATTCGGGGTGGACGTGCAATGA
- a CDS encoding 30S ribosomal protein S4e, with translation MAKKGERRQQKTLSVSKARKIHRKKNLWTVKAEAGPHNKNSVPLLFVARDLLGIARNASEAQQIIFAGKVEVDGKAVTDKRHPVGLFDVVSLKGQKKNYRIILNDSGQLLPKEISDKEKGKKLCKVVRKFTIKGKEQQITTNDGRNFRGINKDVRVGDTIIVEVPGQKVSGSLAMKEGNIAFIIGGKKVGLKGIITKVSEGTMTRRKLIAVKPSEGEEFLTNEANIFVVGETRPELEGI, from the coding sequence ATGGCGAAAAAAGGCGAAAGACGGCAGCAGAAAACCCTCAGCGTGAGCAAGGCGAGGAAAATCCACAGGAAAAAAAATCTGTGGACGGTCAAGGCGGAAGCGGGACCGCACAACAAGAATTCCGTGCCCCTGCTTTTTGTCGCAAGGGACCTTCTTGGAATAGCCAGGAACGCGTCCGAGGCCCAGCAGATAATTTTTGCGGGCAAAGTCGAGGTTGACGGAAAGGCCGTGACGGACAAAAGGCATCCGGTCGGATTGTTCGACGTTGTCTCGCTCAAGGGCCAGAAAAAGAATTACAGGATTATTCTCAATGATTCGGGCCAGCTCCTGCCAAAAGAAATCAGCGACAAGGAAAAGGGCAAAAAGCTGTGCAAGGTTGTAAGGAAGTTCACCATAAAAGGAAAAGAGCAGCAGATAACGACAAACGACGGCAGGAATTTCCGCGGAATAAATAAGGATGTCAGGGTCGGGGACACCATCATTGTTGAAGTGCCGGGCCAGAAGGTTTCAGGCAGCCTTGCCATGAAGGAAGGCAACATAGCATTCATAATCGGCGGAAAAAAAGTGGGGCTCAAGGGCATAATCACAAAGGTTTCAGAGGGAACGATGACAAGGAGAAAGCTCATCGCAGTCAAGCCGTCCGAAGGAGAGGAATTCCTGACAAACGAGGCGAACATCTTCGTTGTCGGTGAAACCCGGCCTGAATTAGAGGGGATTTGA
- a CDS encoding 50S ribosomal protein L24 yields MAKSKKPGKARKRFFESRLHELQKQCSAPVAKELRKEIGKRTIIVKEGDKAKVERGAHKGHEGKVTEVNYRKNFVFIEKLVRKKADGKEVPLRIRPSNIIIVETDSKDRKRFKEKKESKVKKKKE; encoded by the coding sequence ATGGCAAAATCGAAAAAGCCCGGAAAGGCAAGGAAAAGGTTCTTTGAAAGCAGGCTGCACGAACTGCAGAAGCAGTGCTCCGCGCCCGTCGCAAAGGAACTCCGGAAAGAAATCGGCAAGAGGACGATCATAGTTAAGGAAGGCGACAAGGCAAAAGTCGAAAGGGGCGCGCACAAGGGTCATGAAGGCAAAGTAACGGAAGTGAACTACAGGAAAAATTTCGTTTTCATTGAAAAGCTTGTCAGGAAAAAGGCGGACGGCAAGGAAGTGCCGTTGAGAATCAGGCCGTCGAACATAATCATTGTCGAGACCGATTCTAAGGACAGGAAAAGGTTCAAGGAAAAAAAGGAAAGCAAGGTTAAGAAAAAGAAAGAATGA
- a CDS encoding 50S ribosomal protein L14, translated as MKPISANRAKSLLLKSMCFCTDNSGAKVVEIIAVKGFKGKKRRSPSAGIADFVIVVVQKGKPEIRKKVEKAVIVRVAKEYRRANGLRVKFEDNAVVLVDEKGLPKASEIKGVVAKEVGERWPKIAGMASAVI; from the coding sequence ATGAAGCCGATCAGCGCGAACAGGGCGAAAAGCCTTCTGTTGAAAAGCATGTGCTTTTGCACCGACAACTCGGGCGCAAAGGTCGTGGAAATAATCGCGGTCAAGGGCTTCAAGGGAAAGAAGAGACGGTCGCCCAGCGCGGGCATAGCCGACTTTGTCATAGTCGTTGTGCAGAAAGGAAAGCCAGAAATCAGGAAAAAAGTAGAAAAAGCAGTGATTGTGAGGGTTGCAAAGGAATACCGGAGGGCGAACGGCCTGAGGGTAAAGTTTGAGGACAATGCCGTTGTTCTGGTCGACGAGAAGGGCCTTCCCAAGGCGTCCGAAATAAAGGGCGTCGTGGCAAAGGAAGTCGGCGAGCGCTGGCCAAAAATAGCGGGCATGGCATCCGCGGTCATCTGA
- the rpsQ gene encoding 30S ribosomal protein S17, whose protein sequence is MLEEMHMTKKAEAKAGKAAREKEKPEAKAAAAGPKGGEKFSVRGNVFVGIVKSAKAQKTVTVQRDIVHYVQKYERFKKSRSKIYAHNPDSLNAKEGDTVKVGETRQLSKTKSFVVLEVLKRGEKQ, encoded by the coding sequence ATGCTGGAGGAAATGCACATGACGAAAAAGGCGGAAGCTAAGGCCGGAAAAGCCGCGCGGGAAAAGGAAAAGCCCGAGGCGAAGGCCGCGGCTGCGGGGCCGAAAGGCGGGGAAAAGTTTTCTGTCAGGGGCAATGTTTTTGTCGGCATCGTCAAGAGCGCTAAGGCGCAGAAGACCGTCACGGTTCAAAGGGACATAGTGCATTACGTGCAGAAGTATGAAAGGTTCAAGAAAAGCAGGTCAAAGATTTACGCTCACAATCCCGACAGCCTGAACGCAAAAGAAGGGGACACGGTAAAGGTCGGGGAAACAAGGCAGTTGAGCAAGACCAAAAGTTTTGTCGTGCTTGAAGTTCTGAAAAGGGGCGAGAAGCAATGA
- a CDS encoding ribonuclease P protein component 1 — protein sequence MIKTEHYCISQKNLACHELIGLDVEVLESSDAGRIGLKGRVVDETKNVFVIESGGTEKKVPKKEATFGFSLGNEKAVLEGRALAFRPEDRSKECWRKCT from the coding sequence ATGATCAAAACCGAACATTACTGCATTTCGCAAAAAAACCTTGCGTGCCACGAGCTGATCGGCCTGGACGTCGAGGTATTGGAGAGCTCCGACGCGGGAAGAATTGGATTGAAAGGCAGGGTTGTAGACGAGACGAAAAACGTTTTTGTGATTGAAAGCGGCGGAACCGAAAAAAAGGTTCCCAAAAAAGAGGCGACCTTCGGGTTTTCCCTCGGCAATGAGAAAGCCGTGCTGGAAGGCAGGGCTTTGGCGTTCAGGCCGGAAGACAGGTCAAAGGAATGCTGGAGGAAATGCACATGA
- a CDS encoding translation initiation factor, whose product MEGICPKCGLPKNICVCVEIAKESQKIKIRIDRRRFGKVVTTVSGIGKDIDIHELAMNLKKRLACGGTIKGDEIELQGNHRDKAKKVLLEQGYKDEQIDA is encoded by the coding sequence ATGGAGGGAATCTGCCCGAAATGCGGCCTGCCGAAAAACATCTGCGTCTGCGTTGAAATCGCAAAGGAATCGCAGAAAATAAAGATAAGGATCGACAGGCGAAGGTTCGGAAAGGTTGTCACGACGGTAAGCGGCATCGGAAAGGACATTGACATCCACGAGCTGGCAATGAACCTCAAGAAAAGGCTTGCATGCGGCGGCACGATAAAAGGCGATGAAATAGAACTGCAGGGAAACCACAGGGACAAGGCGAAAAAGGTTCTGCTCGAGCAGGGCTACAAGGACGAACAGATTGACGCTTGA
- the rpmC gene encoding 50S ribosomal protein L29 — translation MAKKSARIEASELTVGDARQKIFEFKNELAKERAVVASGTKASNPGKIKNLRKNIARLFTKISLAEKAKPETAKKAKKEKIGKEKARGKSEVKE, via the coding sequence ATGGCGAAAAAAAGCGCAAGGATTGAGGCAAGCGAGCTTACTGTCGGGGATGCCAGGCAGAAGATTTTTGAATTCAAGAACGAGCTTGCGAAAGAGAGGGCGGTTGTCGCGTCCGGAACAAAGGCCTCGAACCCGGGAAAAATAAAAAATCTGAGGAAAAACATCGCAAGATTGTTCACTAAAATAAGCCTTGCGGAAAAGGCGAAGCCGGAAACAGCGAAGAAAGCGAAAAAGGAAAAGATTGGAAAGGAAAAAGCTAGGGGAAAATCTGAGGTGAAGGAATAA
- a CDS encoding 30S ribosomal protein S3, whose product MIERYFLQQNYKKIELERYLRKELDKAGFTMLEVVKTPLVTRIVLHVTRPGLAIGKGGQNIRQLTKDIEEKFGIQNPQIEIQEIREVELDAKAMADKVKNLLERGFSWRSIAFKTVRSISEKGAQGIELILSGKLAGKGGRKKKQRIAMGYMKKVGDQVKLVDYAKADAYPKPGAIGIKLRIIRPGVLFPDKISVKKIIEQRKFEAEEKLAEHEARAKEEAGKKIELNEEKTEAVEEKAEEKEKEKPKEKKEKAAKQKEKKPENAEAAETVKEKSAGTKTAKESAPEGQKDKAEKPRHEKAGKGTASEKKPKEQETEAGEQK is encoded by the coding sequence ATGATTGAAAGGTATTTTTTGCAGCAGAACTACAAGAAAATAGAGCTTGAGCGCTATCTCAGGAAAGAGCTTGACAAGGCGGGCTTTACAATGCTTGAAGTCGTGAAAACGCCGCTTGTCACGAGAATCGTTCTGCACGTGACCAGGCCGGGCCTTGCAATCGGAAAGGGCGGCCAGAACATCAGGCAGTTGACAAAGGACATCGAGGAAAAGTTCGGAATCCAGAATCCCCAGATTGAAATCCAGGAGATAAGGGAAGTGGAGCTTGACGCGAAGGCTATGGCGGACAAGGTCAAGAACCTGCTTGAACGCGGCTTCTCGTGGAGAAGCATTGCATTCAAGACAGTCAGGAGCATTTCCGAAAAGGGCGCGCAGGGCATAGAGCTCATACTTTCAGGAAAGCTTGCGGGAAAGGGCGGAAGGAAAAAGAAACAGCGCATTGCAATGGGTTACATGAAAAAGGTCGGCGACCAGGTAAAGCTTGTCGACTACGCAAAGGCAGACGCTTATCCGAAACCGGGCGCAATCGGCATAAAGCTGCGCATAATCAGGCCGGGCGTTCTCTTCCCGGACAAAATCAGCGTGAAAAAGATAATCGAGCAGAGGAAGTTCGAGGCGGAAGAAAAGCTGGCCGAGCACGAGGCCAGGGCGAAAGAGGAAGCCGGAAAGAAGATTGAACTGAACGAGGAAAAAACGGAAGCAGTTGAAGAAAAGGCCGAAGAGAAGGAAAAAGAAAAGCCGAAGGAAAAAAAGGAGAAGGCGGCAAAGCAAAAGGAAAAAAAGCCTGAAAACGCAGAGGCAGCTGAAACGGTAAAGGAAAAAAGCGCCGGGACAAAAACCGCAAAGGAAAGCGCGCCGGAAGGGCAGAAGGATAAAGCGGAAAAGCCCAGGCACGAGAAAGCGGGAAAAGGCACAGCAAGCGAAAAAAAACCCAAGGAACAAGAAACTGAAGCCGGGGAACAGAAGTGA
- a CDS encoding 50S ribosomal protein L22: MAKTDYHSRHAENKKAARAIGSNRRISTKFAVEICREIKGKPVKKAEAFLQRVIEHSDYVPLQKYKRKVAHRKGRGVHAVKAGRFPEKACREFLDLLKGVKANADAKGLDTEKLMVIDALATQGIRRTAMQPKGHISGRMRERKSTHLEIVVIEAK; encoded by the coding sequence ATGGCTAAGACGGATTACCACAGCAGGCACGCGGAAAACAAGAAGGCCGCGCGCGCCATTGGTTCGAACAGGCGCATTTCCACAAAATTTGCAGTGGAAATCTGCCGCGAGATAAAGGGAAAGCCCGTGAAGAAGGCCGAAGCGTTCCTGCAGAGGGTAATCGAACACTCTGATTACGTGCCATTGCAGAAATACAAGAGAAAGGTCGCGCACAGGAAAGGCAGAGGAGTGCATGCAGTGAAGGCCGGAAGGTTCCCGGAAAAGGCGTGCAGGGAATTCCTTGACCTGCTGAAAGGCGTGAAAGCCAACGCTGATGCGAAAGGATTGGACACGGAAAAGCTTATGGTGATTGACGCGCTTGCAACGCAGGGCATCAGGAGAACCGCAATGCAGCCGAAAGGGCACATTTCGGGGAGGATGCGCGAAAGGAAGTCGACGCACCTTGAAATAGTAGTGATCGAGGCAAAGTGA
- the rpsS gene encoding 30S ribosomal protein S19: protein MAKEEKYLGKSLEELQAMGIEEFSRLVSARARRSLKRGVDKKLLKKVEKALAEKAKGKEPKPIRTQLRSAIIIPGMVGVRIAVHRGNTFEIVEISPKMLGHCLGEMAMTRKRLSHGKAGIGATKSSTAITARG from the coding sequence ATGGCGAAAGAAGAAAAGTATCTGGGAAAAAGCCTTGAAGAACTGCAGGCGATGGGCATTGAGGAGTTTTCACGGCTTGTCAGCGCGAGGGCGAGGAGAAGCCTCAAACGCGGGGTTGACAAGAAGCTTCTGAAAAAAGTTGAAAAGGCTTTGGCGGAAAAGGCGAAAGGAAAAGAGCCGAAGCCGATAAGAACGCAGTTGCGCTCCGCAATAATCATTCCGGGAATGGTTGGCGTGCGCATTGCAGTGCATAGGGGAAACACGTTTGAAATAGTCGAAATCAGCCCGAAAATGCTCGGCCACTGCCTTGGCGAAATGGCAATGACGAGGAAGAGGCTGTCGCACGGAAAGGCGGGAATCGGCGCGACCAAGTCGTCGACTGCTATAACAGCGAGAGGATGA
- a CDS encoding 50S ribosomal protein L2, giving the protein MGKSLIQQRRGKGTLPFLATRNRLDTRYAAKTGAETGGVLVGQVMDLVKDSGRNSILADVMLENGERELIVAAEGVFVGQKLQQGKDASVEIGNVLPLFSVPEGCPVFNIEKVSGDGGVSVKTGGSYALLVSKDGKKAVVKMPSGKNGVFPIDARATVGNISCGGRTEKPLIKAGVAYFAKRSKHLRYPTVRGVAMNPVSHPFGGAQHHPGQSKSTARSAPAGRKVGAIASRRTGRKKKL; this is encoded by the coding sequence ATGGGAAAAAGCCTGATTCAACAGAGAAGGGGAAAGGGAACGCTGCCGTTCCTTGCGACTAGGAACAGGCTTGACACAAGGTATGCTGCGAAAACCGGCGCTGAAACAGGCGGAGTGCTTGTCGGCCAGGTAATGGACCTTGTAAAGGATTCCGGCAGGAACAGCATTCTCGCCGACGTCATGCTTGAAAACGGCGAAAGGGAACTGATTGTCGCGGCGGAAGGCGTTTTTGTGGGACAGAAGCTCCAGCAGGGAAAGGATGCATCAGTGGAAATTGGCAATGTATTGCCTTTGTTTTCCGTGCCGGAGGGCTGCCCGGTTTTCAACATTGAAAAGGTTTCAGGCGACGGCGGGGTTTCCGTTAAAACCGGCGGCAGTTATGCTTTGCTTGTGTCAAAGGACGGGAAAAAAGCGGTTGTCAAAATGCCTTCAGGCAAGAACGGCGTTTTTCCTATTGACGCGCGCGCAACTGTCGGCAACATTTCTTGCGGCGGACGCACCGAAAAACCGCTGATCAAGGCGGGCGTCGCGTATTTTGCGAAAAGGTCCAAGCATTTGAGGTATCCGACTGTCAGGGGAGTTGCAATGAATCCTGTGAGCCACCCGTTCGGCGGCGCACAGCACCATCCTGGACAGTCGAAGAGCACTGCAAGGAGCGCCCCGGCGGGAAGGAAAGTCGGCGCAATCGCATCGCGCAGGACCGGAAGGAAGAAGAAGCTTTGA
- a CDS encoding 50S ribosomal protein L23, with the protein MAKVKKQAAQAVKKAKKAAAKSAVKAKARKAAAVEQPAVKARKAKKAEAGEGFEQKVSAEQGLKDFEIVLYPLITEKAVGMIETQNKLSFIVSRKATKQSVKKAVQELYGIKVGAIRIINDLKGRKKAIVKVNKEFKADEIATKMGVI; encoded by the coding sequence ATGGCAAAAGTCAAAAAGCAGGCTGCACAGGCGGTAAAAAAGGCGAAGAAAGCCGCGGCAAAATCAGCCGTCAAGGCGAAGGCGAGAAAGGCAGCCGCAGTTGAACAGCCTGCAGTGAAGGCCAGGAAGGCAAAAAAAGCCGAAGCCGGGGAAGGCTTTGAGCAGAAGGTTTCCGCTGAACAGGGTTTGAAGGATTTTGAAATCGTGTTGTACCCGCTGATAACTGAAAAAGCGGTCGGCATGATTGAAACCCAGAACAAGCTGTCGTTTATCGTGAGCAGGAAAGCTACAAAGCAGTCCGTGAAAAAGGCTGTGCAGGAACTGTACGGCATAAAGGTCGGGGCAATAAGGATTATCAACGATTTGAAGGGAAGAAAAAAGGCGATTGTGAAGGTCAACAAGGAATTCAAGGCAGACGAGATTGCCACAAAGATGGGAGTAATCTAA
- a CDS encoding 50S ribosomal protein L4 produces the protein MKAARVLALDGGTEKEIPLPKVFATPYHPDLIKRAVLSAQANAKQPKGSYRPAGRDNTARYQGSRYMPQGERNINVGHARLPRLKNRRNLMQGRVARVAQSVGGPKAHPPKAEKKTGEKINKKERRAALDSAIATTANRELVSKRHVLNEKISLPVVFEDKFSEIARTKDVVLVLKKFGLNADVESAKGKRKARAGKGKRRGRTTKKKKSILIVTEKPAKVYKAARNLEGVEIVALDSLNAVLLAPGCQAGRLTIWTEKAIHALSKR, from the coding sequence ATGAAGGCAGCAAGGGTTTTGGCACTGGATGGCGGCACGGAAAAGGAAATTCCGTTGCCGAAGGTGTTTGCCACGCCATACCATCCCGACCTCATCAAGAGGGCGGTTTTGTCGGCGCAGGCGAACGCGAAACAGCCGAAAGGCTCTTACCGGCCAGCGGGAAGGGACAATACTGCGAGATACCAGGGCAGCAGGTATATGCCGCAAGGCGAAAGGAACATTAACGTCGGCCACGCAAGGCTGCCGAGGCTCAAGAACAGGAGAAACCTGATGCAGGGCAGGGTTGCAAGGGTTGCGCAGTCCGTTGGCGGACCGAAGGCGCATCCGCCGAAAGCCGAGAAGAAGACGGGTGAAAAAATCAACAAGAAGGAGAGGCGGGCTGCATTGGATTCCGCGATTGCGACAACCGCGAACAGGGAGCTTGTCTCGAAAAGGCATGTTTTGAATGAAAAAATTTCTCTGCCAGTGGTGTTCGAGGACAAATTCTCGGAAATCGCGAGGACAAAAGACGTGGTTTTGGTTTTGAAAAAGTTCGGCTTGAACGCGGACGTTGAAAGCGCCAAGGGAAAGCGCAAGGCAAGAGCCGGGAAAGGCAAGAGAAGGGGCAGGACGACCAAGAAAAAGAAAAGCATTCTCATAGTGACGGAAAAGCCGGCGAAAGTCTACAAGGCAGCGAGAAACCTTGAAGGCGTTGAAATAGTCGCTTTGGACAGCCTGAATGCAGTGTTGCTTGCGCCGGGCTGCCAGGCCGGCAGGTTGACGATCTGGACGGAGAAGGCAATCCACGCCCTAAGCAAAAGGTGA